The Dehalococcoidia bacterium genome has a window encoding:
- the mdh gene encoding malate dehydrogenase, with amino-acid sequence MKFKVSVIGAGNVGATTAQRIFEKKYADVVLVDVVEDMPQGKALDILESGPVLGTDSKIIGSNGYEETANSDVVVITAGIARKPGMSRDDLLLTNMKIVGSVTEEVVKQSPNSIIIVVSNPLDAMVQHAYNISGFDSKRVIGMAGILDTARFSTFIAEELNVSVESVNAYVLGGHGDTMVPVIGATNVGGVPVENMIEKNKLASIVQRTRDGGAEIVALLKTGSAFYAPSASIVQMVEAILLDKQQILPCAALLSGEYGFNDVYAGVPVKLGANGIEEVIEVDLNKDEHSALSKSVDSVIELLDIMKKNK; translated from the coding sequence ATGAAATTTAAAGTATCAGTTATAGGAGCAGGAAACGTAGGGGCAACAACAGCACAAAGAATTTTTGAAAAAAAATATGCTGATGTAGTATTGGTGGATGTAGTTGAGGACATGCCACAAGGTAAAGCATTGGATATATTGGAATCAGGCCCTGTTTTGGGAACTGACAGTAAAATAATTGGTTCAAATGGATATGAAGAAACTGCTAACTCAGATGTAGTTGTTATTACTGCTGGAATAGCAAGAAAACCTGGAATGAGTAGAGATGATCTTCTACTTACTAATATGAAAATTGTGGGTAGTGTTACAGAAGAAGTAGTAAAACAATCTCCAAATTCTATAATTATTGTAGTTTCTAACCCATTAGATGCGATGGTTCAACATGCTTACAATATAAGTGGATTTGACTCTAAAAGAGTTATTGGAATGGCCGGTATCTTAGATACTGCTAGATTTAGTACTTTCATTGCTGAAGAACTCAATGTTTCTGTTGAAAGTGTCAACGCATATGTTCTTGGGGGACATGGAGATACTATGGTTCCTGTTATAGGAGCAACAAACGTAGGTGGTGTTCCTGTTGAGAATATGATTGAAAAAAATAAATTAGCATCAATAGTTCAAAGAACGAGAGATGGTGGTGCTGAAATTGTTGCTCTGCTGAAAACAGGATCTGCATTCTACGCACCATCCGCATCAATTGTTCAAATGGTTGAAGCAATCTTATTAGATAAACAGCAGATATTACCATGTGCAGCATTATTAAGTGGAGAATATGGATTTAATGATGTTTATGCAGGTGTTCCAGTAAAGCTTGGAGCAAATGGAATTGAAGAAGTAATTGAGGTTGACCTGAATAAAGATGAACATTCAGCTCTTTCAAAATCAGTTGACTCTGTTATTGAACTGTTAGATATTATGAAAAAAAATAAGTGA
- a CDS encoding FAD-dependent oxidoreductase — protein sequence MYDHDVLIVGAGLAGLRCAVEAQRLGLDVAVITKVHPVRSHSNAAQGGINAPLTDRGDDWKGHALDTIKGSDYLADQDAVEIMSQEAGDAVLELERMGVIFSRGDDGKLGTRRFGGQKVARTFFVGAITGSALLHVLYEQSLKMGLTVYEEWFVTSLIKHEGAVKGVVALDLKTGEIEAITAKSVVIAAGGAGRVFEPSTNALICTGDGLSLAWNNGAGLMDMEMIQYHPTTLARTGILLSEAARGEGAYLLNAEGDRFMEKYAPDYMELASRDVVSRAEQTEINEGRGIDGNVLLDLRHLGKEFIETRLGYLQEVSVEFLGIDMSEKPVPIRPGMHYIMGGIKTDVDGETGVPGLYAAGECANVSVHGANRLGANSLLDTVVFGRRSAVKASDYVRTVSNEDIPTKEFVDKDLKRIKSIIESDGKLRVSEVRNEMAEAMTKGIGVFRDQKSMEYAKSVVDKTKIKYRDSIKIDNKGKVYNTDLLFALELGNMIDCAESIVHGALTRKESRGAHFRTDLTERNDKDWLKHTLVLKDLEGEITVKTPDVSITQWQPVERVY from the coding sequence ATGTATGATCATGATGTATTAATAGTTGGTGCAGGATTAGCAGGTCTACGCTGTGCAGTTGAAGCACAAAGGTTAGGTCTTGATGTTGCAGTAATAACAAAAGTTCACCCTGTAAGAAGTCATTCTAATGCTGCCCAGGGAGGTATTAATGCACCTCTTACAGATCGAGGAGATGATTGGAAAGGTCATGCTTTGGATACAATTAAAGGTAGTGACTATTTGGCCGATCAAGATGCTGTTGAAATTATGAGTCAAGAAGCAGGTGATGCTGTGCTTGAACTAGAAAGAATGGGTGTTATTTTTTCTAGAGGAGATGATGGTAAATTAGGAACAAGAAGGTTTGGAGGTCAAAAAGTTGCAAGAACATTTTTTGTTGGAGCTATTACTGGATCTGCGTTACTTCACGTTTTATACGAGCAATCACTGAAGATGGGATTAACTGTATATGAAGAATGGTTTGTAACTTCTCTAATTAAGCATGAAGGTGCAGTTAAGGGTGTAGTCGCTCTTGACTTAAAAACTGGTGAAATTGAAGCTATAACCGCTAAATCAGTGGTAATTGCAGCAGGTGGTGCTGGTAGAGTATTTGAACCATCAACTAATGCACTGATTTGTACAGGTGATGGTTTATCTTTGGCTTGGAATAATGGTGCTGGTCTTATGGATATGGAAATGATTCAATATCATCCTACAACCCTAGCCAGAACAGGAATCCTACTATCAGAAGCAGCGAGGGGAGAAGGAGCTTATCTTCTTAATGCTGAAGGAGATAGATTTATGGAAAAATATGCTCCTGATTACATGGAGTTAGCTTCCAGAGATGTTGTATCAAGAGCTGAACAAACAGAAATTAATGAAGGTAGAGGTATTGATGGTAATGTTCTTCTTGATCTAAGACATCTAGGCAAAGAATTTATTGAGACTAGGTTAGGTTATCTTCAAGAGGTTTCAGTTGAATTTTTAGGTATAGATATGTCTGAAAAACCTGTCCCTATAAGGCCTGGTATGCACTACATAATGGGTGGTATTAAAACAGATGTCGATGGAGAAACTGGCGTCCCTGGATTATATGCAGCAGGTGAATGTGCAAATGTAAGTGTTCATGGAGCTAATAGGTTAGGTGCCAATTCATTACTAGACACAGTTGTTTTCGGTAGAAGGTCTGCTGTTAAGGCATCTGATTATGTTAGAACAGTTTCAAATGAAGATATTCCCACTAAGGAATTTGTTGATAAGGACCTTAAAAGAATAAAAAGTATAATTGAGTCAGATGGTAAGCTCAGAGTTTCAGAAGTAAGAAATGAAATGGCTGAAGCAATGACCAAAGGAATTGGAGTATTCAGAGACCAAAAGTCTATGGAGTACGCTAAATCTGTTGTCGATAAAACAAAAATAAAGTATAGAGACTCTATCAAAATTGATAACAAAGGTAAGGTCTATAATACTGATTTACTTTTTGCTCTTGAGCTTGGAAATATGATTGATTGTGCTGAATCTATTGTCCATGGTGCACTGACTAGAAAAGAGAGTAGAGGAGCTCATTTTAGAACTGACTTGACTGAAAGAAATGATAAAGATTGGTTGAAACATACATTGGTGCTAAAAGATCTGGAAGGTGAGATTACTGTGAAAACTCCGGATGTATCTATCACACAATGGCAACCAGTAGAAAGAGTTTACTAG
- a CDS encoding glycine--tRNA ligase yields MSKNSYKLEELEKLVSLAKRRGIIFPSSEIYGGLSSVWDYGPIGVEIKRNVKNLWWKSFVSERDDIFGIDASILMHPNVWKASGHLESFSDPLVECSNTGKRYREDHIFILEIEAKKENKIIAVEASDKLEAEKLVKDKIISIIPLAESENKDNPSPDGGILSEPKNFNLMFKTFIGPVEDSSSTIYLRPETAQAMFVNFLNVLNSSRKKIPFGIAQQGKSFRNEITPGNFTFRTREFEQMEMEFFCSPDDDEKWHDYWIQFSLDWFKKYGIREENLMIRKHESEELPHYSKASSDIDYLFPWSWGELETISNRTDYDLKAHSELSGKDLSYFDQENNKRFTPYVIEPAMGADRSVLAFLCDAYCEEETDKETRTLLKLHPEIAPIKIAVLPLSRNEKLSEYSKNIFDRLNTLYTTQYDDTQSIGRRYRRQDEVGTPLCVTIDFESVEEDDSVTIRNRDTMEQIRVSSDKLLEAINDQIKSF; encoded by the coding sequence TTGAGTAAAAATAGTTACAAGCTTGAAGAATTAGAAAAACTTGTTTCTTTGGCTAAAAGAAGAGGAATTATTTTTCCTTCTAGTGAAATATATGGAGGATTATCTTCTGTTTGGGACTATGGACCAATTGGAGTAGAGATTAAGAGAAACGTTAAGAATCTTTGGTGGAAATCTTTTGTAAGCGAAAGAGATGATATTTTTGGTATTGATGCATCAATATTAATGCATCCAAATGTTTGGAAAGCTTCAGGTCATCTAGAATCATTCTCTGATCCACTCGTTGAATGTTCTAACACGGGTAAAAGATATAGAGAAGACCATATTTTTATATTAGAAATAGAAGCAAAAAAAGAAAATAAGATTATAGCCGTTGAAGCTTCTGATAAATTAGAAGCAGAAAAATTAGTAAAAGATAAAATTATTTCAATAATTCCATTAGCAGAGTCAGAAAATAAAGATAATCCTTCCCCAGATGGAGGTATATTATCTGAACCTAAAAACTTCAATCTCATGTTCAAGACATTTATTGGACCAGTTGAAGATTCTTCTTCTACAATTTATCTTAGACCTGAAACTGCTCAGGCTATGTTTGTTAATTTTCTAAATGTTTTAAATTCTTCAAGAAAAAAAATTCCCTTTGGTATTGCTCAACAAGGAAAGTCTTTCAGAAATGAAATTACCCCTGGTAACTTTACATTTAGAACTAGAGAATTCGAGCAAATGGAAATGGAATTTTTCTGCAGCCCTGATGACGATGAAAAATGGCATGACTACTGGATTCAGTTCTCATTAGATTGGTTTAAAAAATATGGAATTAGAGAAGAAAACTTAATGATTAGGAAACACGAAAGTGAAGAATTGCCACATTATTCTAAAGCTAGTTCAGATATAGATTATTTATTTCCTTGGAGCTGGGGTGAATTAGAAACTATTTCAAATAGAACAGACTATGATCTTAAGGCTCACTCAGAACTATCTGGTAAAGATTTATCTTATTTTGATCAGGAAAATAATAAAAGGTTTACACCCTATGTGATAGAACCTGCGATGGGAGCAGACAGAAGCGTTCTGGCATTCTTATGCGATGCATATTGCGAAGAGGAAACAGATAAAGAAACAAGAACATTATTAAAATTACATCCTGAGATTGCACCTATAAAAATAGCTGTACTTCCATTATCAAGGAATGAAAAACTTTCTGAATACAGTAAAAATATTTTTGATAGATTGAATACTTTATATACAACTCAGTATGACGATACTCAATCAATTGGTAGAAGGTATCGTAGACAAGATGAAGTAGGTACTCCACTATGTGTAACTATAGATTTTGAAAGTGTTGAAGAGGATGATTCAGTAACTATAAGAAATCGTGATACTATGGAGCAAATTCGAGTGAGTTCAGACAAATTATTAGAAGCTATTAATGATCAAATTAAATCTTTTTAA
- the folK gene encoding 2-amino-4-hydroxy-6-hydroxymethyldihydropteridine diphosphokinase codes for MKSNTAYLSIGSNLGNRSENIKKCLSHISAISIIKATSSIIETEPFKVSIKQDNFLNLVVKIEFLKDHFELLNDINLIESKLGRIRSSVRNEPRIIDIDIIFFNDLIFSNDNLEIPHPRFKERLFVLQPLSEISPNFIDPITKKTIKFLLDEAKNTSN; via the coding sequence ATGAAATCAAACACTGCTTACTTATCAATAGGTTCTAATCTTGGTAATAGATCTGAAAATATTAAGAAGTGCTTAAGTCATATTTCAGCTATTTCTATCATAAAAGCCACCTCATCAATTATTGAAACAGAACCATTCAAAGTATCTATAAAACAAGATAACTTTCTAAATCTTGTTGTTAAGATTGAATTCCTTAAAGACCATTTTGAGCTCTTGAATGATATAAATTTAATTGAAAGTAAATTAGGTCGAATTCGTTCTTCTGTTAGAAATGAACCTAGAATTATAGATATAGATATTATTTTTTTTAATGATTTGATTTTTTCTAATGATAATTTAGAGATTCCTCATCCTAGATTTAAGGAAAGGCTTTTTGTTCTTCAACCATTAAGTGAAATCTCTCCAAACTTTATAGATCCAATAACTAAAAAAACAATAAAATTCTTATTAGATGAAGCTAAGAATACTAGCAATTAG
- a CDS encoding SDR family oxidoreductase, with protein MSSQDLSGKIAMITGAGSGIGAGIANVLFERGATLALCDLFGDSVSKTAESLSDDILHDSVDVTIPEDIESFRDKILDKHGTIDILVSNAGVIGGKGFSKRKNYSKDDWDSTYDVNVIGMVNSADAVVDHMKIQEYGKIINIASHGGRKPRGLGDIHRGNVQTPYLVSKAAVIQYTHLLAIELGSYNINVNAVCPGVIWTPIWEAIAINHIEQNPNLKNKTPKEVFDEFAVKARTPLGREQTPEDIGKTVAFFASEESSEITGQALNVNGGATLN; from the coding sequence ATGAGTTCTCAAGATCTATCTGGAAAAATTGCAATGATTACAGGTGCAGGAAGTGGCATTGGTGCTGGGATTGCAAATGTGTTATTTGAAAGAGGTGCAACACTCGCTCTTTGTGATTTATTTGGAGATTCTGTTTCAAAAACAGCTGAATCTTTATCTGATGACATTCTTCATGATTCTGTTGATGTAACAATCCCCGAAGATATTGAAAGTTTTAGAGATAAAATTTTAGATAAGCATGGAACTATAGATATTTTAGTGTCTAATGCAGGAGTTATAGGAGGAAAAGGATTTTCTAAAAGGAAAAATTATTCTAAAGATGATTGGGATAGTACTTACGATGTTAATGTAATCGGTATGGTCAATAGTGCAGATGCAGTTGTAGATCATATGAAAATTCAAGAATATGGAAAAATTATTAATATTGCTTCTCATGGAGGTAGAAAACCCAGAGGATTAGGAGATATTCATAGAGGTAACGTTCAAACTCCATATTTAGTATCAAAAGCTGCTGTTATTCAATATACGCATTTATTAGCCATTGAATTAGGTTCATATAATATAAATGTAAATGCAGTTTGCCCAGGTGTGATTTGGACACCAATTTGGGAAGCAATAGCAATTAACCATATAGAGCAAAATCCAAACTTAAAAAATAAAACCCCTAAAGAAGTTTTTGATGAGTTTGCAGTTAAAGCTAGAACTCCGTTAGGTAGAGAGCAAACTCCTGAAGATATAGGTAAAACTGTTGCATTTTTTGCTTCTGAAGAATCTTCTGAGATAACAGGGCAAGCTCTGAATGTAAATGGTGGAGCTACATTAAACTAA
- a CDS encoding CoB--CoM heterodisulfide reductase iron-sulfur subunit B family protein, translating into MKFAFYPGCVARGGTPELLSSSMAVLDKLGIELEELTKAGCTGAGVLQEKNPLLGDSINVRTLAMAEQLGLNIMTLCSTCQGVLSQANLKVKKDKEYLDEINDLIKDEGYEYKGTTEVKHLLWILVEDYGLDKLESHFTTKLSDLKFAPFYGCYMVRPSEALGFNERPERKMYLEQVIESCGAEAIDFPGKFSCCGFPILFINQKNSLKMVSNNTGSAKDLGADAMVTPCPLCHLNLDGYQGKARNNNRGDKADLPIIHMPQMIALAMGIEKKDIGLARHIVSAKEVLNKV; encoded by the coding sequence ATGAAATTTGCATTTTATCCAGGATGTGTAGCTAGAGGAGGTACTCCTGAGTTGCTTTCTTCATCTATGGCTGTGTTAGATAAACTTGGTATCGAATTAGAAGAACTAACAAAAGCGGGTTGTACAGGTGCTGGAGTTCTTCAAGAAAAGAACCCTTTATTAGGTGATTCAATTAATGTCAGAACCCTTGCGATGGCTGAGCAGTTAGGATTAAATATTATGACTTTATGCTCAACTTGTCAGGGTGTACTTAGTCAAGCTAATCTTAAGGTGAAAAAAGATAAGGAATATTTAGACGAAATAAATGATTTGATAAAAGATGAAGGTTATGAATATAAAGGAACAACAGAGGTAAAACATCTTTTATGGATATTGGTAGAAGATTATGGTTTAGATAAACTTGAATCTCATTTTACAACAAAACTATCTGATCTAAAATTTGCTCCATTTTATGGATGTTACATGGTTAGACCATCTGAAGCACTAGGATTTAATGAAAGACCAGAAAGAAAAATGTATCTTGAACAGGTTATTGAATCTTGTGGGGCTGAGGCTATTGATTTTCCAGGCAAATTTTCATGTTGCGGATTTCCAATACTCTTTATCAATCAAAAGAACTCACTAAAAATGGTTTCCAATAATACAGGTTCAGCAAAAGATCTTGGTGCAGATGCTATGGTGACTCCATGTCCACTTTGTCACTTAAACTTGGATGGATATCAAGGTAAAGCCAGAAATAACAATAGAGGTGATAAAGCTGATTTACCAATAATTCACATGCCTCAAATGATAGCTCTTGCTATGGGAATTGAGAAAAAAGATATAGGCCTTGCAAGACATATAGTTTCAGCTAAAGAAGTTCTAAATAAAGTTTAA
- the folP gene encoding dihydropteroate synthase, producing MNKLSVNTKSLLIMGIINATPDSFSGDGIFKNKKFSLERELENMLKQSVDIIDVGGESTRPASVYENVKEVTENEELDRVLPIIEFIKENFPLYISIDTKKPLVAKEAIKLGVSVVNDISMLEDESILESIGENNIFYVLNHFRKNKKHKNIIPEIIDDLSSKIDLILEKGIKREYIILDPGIGFGKKFDQSKDALSNVDIIKRSFNLPIMIGPSRKSFIGYYTDKEVDDRIFGTAASVAYGIINGANIIRVHDYSEMNDVRKMINILEESRFSS from the coding sequence ATGAATAAATTATCCGTAAATACTAAAAGTTTATTAATTATGGGAATAATAAATGCAACTCCTGATTCTTTTTCAGGTGACGGTATATTCAAAAATAAAAAATTCTCTTTAGAAAGAGAATTAGAAAACATGCTTAAACAATCTGTGGATATTATTGATGTAGGAGGTGAATCAACTAGACCTGCTTCAGTTTATGAAAATGTTAAAGAAGTGACTGAAAATGAAGAACTCGATAGAGTTTTACCAATCATTGAATTTATAAAGGAAAATTTTCCTCTTTATATATCTATTGATACAAAAAAACCTTTAGTTGCAAAAGAAGCTATAAAATTAGGCGTTTCTGTAGTAAATGATATTTCTATGCTTGAAGATGAATCGATCTTAGAATCAATCGGTGAAAATAATATATTTTATGTACTAAATCACTTTAGAAAGAATAAAAAACATAAAAATATTATTCCTGAAATTATTGATGACTTATCAAGCAAGATTGATCTTATACTAGAAAAAGGTATCAAAAGAGAATATATAATCTTAGATCCTGGAATTGGATTTGGTAAAAAATTTGATCAATCAAAAGATGCTTTATCAAATGTAGATATTATTAAGAGATCTTTTAATTTGCCAATAATGATTGGCCCATCGAGGAAATCTTTTATCGGATATTATACTGACAAAGAAGTTGATGATAGAATTTTTGGAACTGCTGCTTCAGTTGCATATGGAATCATAAATGGAGCAAATATAATAAGAGTACATGATTACTCTGAAATGAATGATGTAAGAAAAATGATAAATATTTTGGAAGAATCAAGATTTTCATCATGA
- a CDS encoding NUDIX hydrolase — MSNKSIINKDFVDHPGSVLIIGIREKKILFVKQWRQPVKEFTIELPCGTLETDESPLMGADREFREETGFAAKKYISLGKFYAAPGYSSEMTEYFLAQKIYESSLSPDEDEEIYLEEYTLEEAMNLIKNNKIIDQGTISALNIYKSII, encoded by the coding sequence ATGTCTAATAAATCAATCATAAACAAAGATTTTGTTGATCATCCTGGATCTGTGTTGATAATAGGTATTAGGGAGAAAAAAATTCTTTTTGTAAAGCAATGGAGGCAACCTGTAAAAGAGTTCACAATAGAACTTCCATGTGGAACTCTTGAAACAGATGAGAGTCCACTAATGGGTGCTGACAGAGAATTCAGAGAAGAAACTGGTTTTGCAGCTAAGAAATATATATCTCTAGGTAAATTTTATGCAGCCCCTGGTTACAGTAGCGAAATGACGGAATATTTTTTAGCACAAAAGATTTACGAATCCTCGCTTAGTCCAGATGAAGATGAAGAGATTTATTTAGAAGAATATACTCTTGAAGAAGCTATGAATTTAATTAAAAATAATAAAATTATAGATCAAGGCACAATATCGGCTCTAAATATCTATAAATCAATAATATAA
- a CDS encoding acyl-CoA carboxylase subunit beta, translated as MPDNNENKNLIEQLNSKRENAQKGGGDRRIESQKKKGKLTARERLALFFDNSDFEEVDIFVQHQSKDLGLDKSVYDGDSVVTAYGFVNGRQTFAYAQDFTVLGGSLSLVAGKKIAKIMDMASKNGAPIIGFNDSGGARIQEGVDSLAGYGEVFVRNTMYSGVVPQITVIVGPSAGGAVYSPAITDFIFMVKDIGQMYITGPDVVKSVTGEEISHEDLGGSVPHATKSGVAHFVYDNEAKCINAVKKLLSFLPQNNLENAKKIESNSSDPNGEMLRTIIPEKSTQPYNVIDVIDNIIDDKDFLEIQSNYAQNIVIGFGRIRGSSVGIVANQPAHMAGMLDINASDKAARFVRFCDAYNIPIITLVDVPGFMPGVNQEHQGIIRHGAKLIYAYAEATVPKISVILRKAYGGAYIVMNSKELRSDLNLAWPTAEIAVMGPEGAVNVISRKEISESDDPESTREKLISEYKEKFSTPYIAASRGYIDDVIDPADSRKKIANALEIFSKKYSENPPKKHGNIPL; from the coding sequence TTGCCTGATAATAATGAAAATAAAAATCTTATTGAGCAACTCAATTCTAAAAGAGAAAATGCTCAAAAAGGTGGTGGAGATAGAAGAATAGAATCTCAAAAGAAAAAAGGCAAACTAACGGCTCGGGAAAGATTAGCACTATTTTTTGACAATTCTGATTTTGAAGAGGTTGATATTTTTGTTCAGCATCAGTCTAAAGATTTAGGATTAGATAAAAGTGTTTATGATGGAGATTCAGTTGTTACAGCATATGGCTTTGTAAACGGCAGACAAACTTTTGCTTATGCTCAGGATTTTACTGTTTTGGGAGGTTCATTATCTTTGGTTGCAGGGAAAAAGATTGCAAAAATCATGGATATGGCTTCAAAAAATGGTGCTCCTATCATTGGTTTTAATGACTCTGGGGGAGCAAGGATTCAAGAAGGTGTTGATTCTTTAGCAGGATATGGAGAGGTATTTGTTAGAAATACAATGTATTCAGGTGTTGTACCGCAAATAACGGTAATCGTAGGGCCTTCAGCTGGTGGAGCAGTCTACTCTCCTGCTATTACTGATTTTATTTTTATGGTAAAAGATATAGGTCAAATGTATATAACTGGACCTGATGTTGTAAAGTCTGTAACTGGCGAAGAAATAAGTCATGAAGACTTAGGAGGATCAGTGCCTCATGCGACTAAATCTGGTGTAGCTCATTTCGTATATGATAACGAAGCTAAATGTATAAATGCAGTTAAAAAGCTTTTAAGTTTTTTACCTCAAAATAATCTTGAAAATGCAAAAAAAATTGAAAGTAATTCTAGTGATCCAAATGGTGAAATGTTAAGAACAATAATCCCTGAAAAATCTACTCAACCATATAATGTTATTGATGTTATAGATAACATAATCGATGATAAAGATTTCTTAGAAATACAATCTAACTATGCTCAAAATATTGTTATTGGGTTTGGAAGAATTAGAGGCTCCAGTGTTGGGATTGTAGCCAATCAGCCTGCGCATATGGCAGGAATGCTAGATATAAATGCTTCTGATAAAGCTGCAAGATTTGTCAGATTTTGTGATGCGTATAATATTCCTATAATTACCTTAGTAGATGTTCCAGGATTTATGCCAGGTGTAAATCAAGAACATCAAGGAATAATAAGACATGGAGCAAAATTAATTTATGCTTACGCAGAAGCAACAGTCCCTAAAATTTCTGTTATTCTGAGAAAAGCTTACGGTGGAGCTTATATAGTTATGAATTCTAAAGAATTAAGATCTGATCTAAATCTTGCTTGGCCAACTGCTGAAATTGCTGTAATGGGGCCAGAAGGTGCTGTAAATGTAATATCTAGAAAAGAAATTTCAGAGTCTGATGACCCAGAATCAACTAGAGAAAAATTGATTTCTGAATATAAAGAAAAATTTTCAACTCCATATATCGCTGCCTCTAGAGGTTATATAGATGATGTAATAGATCCAGCAGACTCAAGAAAAAAAATTGCTAATGCTTTAGAAATTTTTAGCAAAAAATATTCAGAGAATCCCCCAAAAAAACACGGTAATATACCTTTATAA
- the sdhB gene encoding succinate dehydrogenase iron-sulfur subunit: protein MKVNLSVKRYDPEKTKDNNWLEDYQMDIHQSSTVLDALIHVREEIDGTLGLRCACRASICGSCGMKVNGQAKLVCKTRVEELSPNGETLLIEPMGNQPVIKDLIVDISSFFAKMEQVSPFLQPDKLPEKGEFIASNDSMEKLLTEMNCIMCGLCVSDCTVLEVDNSFIGPAALAKASRFVYDPRDDKTSERLNYLNDESGGIWDCTRCMQCVEVCPKGVNPMDRIMDLRESAIEIGAKKTHGYHHTNSFEKSVTAHGRLDESRLALESAGIFNIFRLLDLVPVGLRALIRGKLPPLFPHKAKDNKKIKELAKAIKEKE, encoded by the coding sequence ATGAAAGTAAATTTAAGTGTTAAAAGATATGATCCTGAAAAAACAAAAGATAATAATTGGCTTGAAGATTATCAAATGGATATCCACCAATCGTCTACTGTATTAGATGCCTTGATTCATGTCAGAGAAGAAATTGATGGAACATTAGGCTTAAGATGTGCTTGTAGAGCCTCTATTTGTGGTTCATGTGGAATGAAAGTAAACGGTCAAGCAAAATTAGTTTGTAAAACTAGAGTAGAAGAATTATCTCCCAATGGAGAAACTCTATTAATTGAGCCAATGGGAAACCAACCAGTTATTAAAGATTTGATAGTAGATATAAGTTCTTTTTTTGCAAAAATGGAGCAAGTTAGTCCATTTCTTCAACCCGATAAGCTTCCTGAAAAAGGAGAATTTATTGCATCAAATGATTCTATGGAAAAACTCTTGACTGAAATGAATTGTATTATGTGCGGATTATGTGTTTCTGATTGTACTGTATTGGAAGTAGATAACTCATTTATAGGTCCCGCTGCATTAGCTAAAGCGTCAAGATTTGTATATGATCCAAGAGACGATAAAACCTCTGAAAGACTTAACTATTTAAACGATGAGAGCGGAGGTATATGGGATTGTACAAGATGTATGCAGTGTGTTGAGGTTTGTCCAAAGGGAGTAAATCCAATGGATAGAATAATGGATCTAAGGGAATCTGCAATAGAAATTGGTGCTAAAAAAACTCATGGTTATCATCATACAAATTCTTTTGAAAAATCAGTTACAGCTCATGGTAGATTAGATGAAAGTAGATTAGCATTAGAATCAGCTGGAATATTCAATATATTTAGATTGCTAGATTTAGTTCCAGTAGGCCTTAGAGCACTTATCAGAGGTAAATTGCCACCATTATTTCCCCATAAGGCAAAAGATAATAAAAAGATTAAGGAATTGGCCAAAGCTATTAAGGAGAAAGAGTAA
- a CDS encoding TlpA family protein disulfide reductase, producing the protein MIKLNLFKKNIFLLLSIVFVIVIGCDNQSEKANIGQIVFPKTTIDNNNFNIENYSGKNILINFWFPSCPPCIYELDILDDINKKYDSVGVIGVQVLGLDNKEDGKNMLEKKNISYKSVADESDAIIDLLQINVFPTTILFDKNGDEINRWIGIIDEQIVSNKISEIE; encoded by the coding sequence ATGATCAAATTAAATCTTTTTAAAAAAAATATTTTTCTATTACTTTCTATTGTATTTGTGATAGTAATTGGTTGCGATAATCAATCTGAAAAAGCTAATATTGGTCAAATAGTTTTTCCTAAAACGACAATTGACAATAATAATTTTAATATTGAAAATTATTCAGGAAAAAATATATTAATAAATTTCTGGTTTCCTTCTTGTCCTCCATGTATTTACGAATTAGATATTCTTGATGATATAAATAAAAAATATGATTCTGTTGGAGTCATAGGAGTACAAGTATTGGGACTTGATAACAAAGAAGATGGTAAAAATATGCTTGAGAAAAAAAATATTTCTTATAAATCTGTAGCTGATGAATCTGATGCAATAATAGATTTACTACAAATAAATGTTTTCCCAACTACTATTCTATTTGATAAGAATGGGGATGAAATAAATAGATGGATAGGTATTATTGACGAGCAAATTGTATCAAACAAAATATCTGAAATAGAGTAA